One Micrococcales bacterium genomic window carries:
- a CDS encoding helix-turn-helix domain-containing protein, whose translation MKTLQLTAATIGWEKELAHHIAAGDRVEVRIETPTLSPSEFAEQLQLSRTSVMKWVERGKIAYELRGTYHRIPVSEVERFRSWYFQSMATDLAEDL comes from the coding sequence ATGAAGACACTGCAACTGACTGCGGCCACCATTGGCTGGGAAAAGGAACTGGCCCACCACATTGCTGCTGGGGATCGTGTTGAGGTGCGGATCGAGACCCCAACGCTGTCCCCAAGCGAGTTTGCGGAACAGCTACAGCTCTCGCGAACATCAGTGATGAAATGGGTGGAACGAGGCAAGATCGCCTATGAACTGCGAGGTACGTACCATCGCATCCCGGTCTCTGAGGTAGAGAGATTCCGCAGCTGGTACTTCCAATCCATGGCCACGGACCTTGCGGAAGACCTGTGA